Proteins from a single region of Mytilus trossulus isolate FHL-02 chromosome 2, PNRI_Mtr1.1.1.hap1, whole genome shotgun sequence:
- the LOC134708660 gene encoding uncharacterized protein LOC134708660, translating to MWTAGLDWDDQLDEELVEKSREWFRELDELCCIEIPRCLQLNEDIVSTSLHTFSDASQEAYGSVIYARNEHMSGMISTRLIAAKSRVAPLTSVSIPRLELMAAVLGLRLALSVKNALEVLEDNMTFWSDSMNVLHWIRGRSREYKPFVANRIGEIHTSSHPNQWRHVPTKVNPADLVSRGRTVKQLQSDVIWWNGPEFLQDEEPQWPDTNIQIENIRDTELRCQKKTSDNLTNCTTLKSIHTSDSDWRLDPVRYSSFVRLVRVQAYVHRFIDICRLKQKQRRQGSLSTVEYADAESEIIKNAQREAFSDEYNALMKSKDLPKTSKLLGLQPRIDENGLLRCDGRLEFADFLSFDARYPIILPRKNWVTKLIVKRYHELGKHVSGTNQTFSALSSRFWIISGREEIREYEHECYTCRKKKAKVAEQVMAPLPEIRFKTPLHAFARTAVDFGGPFITVQGRGKRRQKRYLCLFTCLASRAVHLEVAFGLDTDSFLNAFYRMVNRRGLPKEIISDNGTNFVGANRELKELVALLDKDKIHNSINNQGIKWHFNAPLAPHFGGIHETMIKSAKRAIYAILGNADINDEELLTAFTGAEALINSRPLTYQSADPKDDTPLTPNHFLHGQLGGHFAPETVDITDFNPRKRWRRIQELIRHFWKRWISEWLPGLNKRDKWTKTKRDIKTDDIVLVMNPNVQRGHWPLGRIIEVLPGKDGHVRVAKVSLGQTVLMRPITKLCPLDIETSENDSDK from the coding sequence ATGTGGACAGCAGGACTTGACTGGGACGACCAGTTAGACGAAGAACTGgttgaaaaatctagagagTGGTTCCGAGAACTTGATGAACTATGTTGTATTGAAATACCGAGATGTTTGCAGTTAAACGAAGACATTGTTTCGACGAGTTTACACACATTTAGTGACGCTTCTCAGGAGGCTTATGGCTCAGTAATATATGCTAGAAACGAGCATATGAGTGGAATGATATCTACTAGATTAATAGCAGCGAAATCGAGAGTTGCTCCTTTAACATCAGTCAGCATTCCAAGACTTGAGTTAATGGCCGCAGTTTTAGGATTAAGATTAGCACTTTCGGTTAAAAACGCATTAGAAGTGCTAGAGGATAATATGACATTCTGGTCAGACAGTATGAACGTTTTGCATTGGATTAGAGGCAGAAGTAGAGAATATAAGCCATTTGTAGCGAATAGAATTGGAGAAATTCATACGTCATCGCATCCTAATCAATGGCGACATGTGCCAACAAAAGTTAATCCGGCAGATTTAGTATCGAGAGGAAGAACCGTAAAACAGTTACAGTCGGACGTAATTTGGTGGAATGGACCGGAATTCCTACAAGATGAAGAACCGCAATGGCCGGACACTAATATTCAGATAGAAAACATACGTGATACCGAACTTAGATGTCAAAAGAAAACAAGCGATAACTTAACTAATTGTACTACACTGAAAAGTATTCATACTAGTGATTCAGATTGGCGTCTAGATCCCGTACGTTATTCGAGTTTTGTAAGACTAGTTCGTGTACAAGCGTATGTGCACAGATTTATTGACATTTGCAGACTAAAGCAAAAACAACGTCGTCAAGGAAGTTTATCTACAGTCGAGTATGCAGATGCCGAAtcggaaataataaaaaatgcacAAAGAGAGGCATTTTCAGACGAATACAACGCTCTTATGAAAAGTAAAGATTTACCGAAAACAAGCAAATTATTAGGATTACAACCGCGAATTGATGAGAATGGATTACTAAGATGCGATGGACGTTTAGAGTTCGCCGATTTTCTATCATTCGATGCAAGATATCCGATTATATTACCACGAAAGAATTGGGTCACGAAGCTTATTGTGAAACGCTATCACGAACTTGGAAAACATGTGAGTGGGacaaatcaaacattttcagCATTATCGTCACGATTTTGGATTATTTCAGGGAGAGAAGAAATAAGAGAATATGAACATGAGTGTTATACGTGTCGTAAGAAGAAAGCTAAAGTTGCCGAGCAAGTGATGGCTCCATTACCGGAAATTCGTTTCAAAACACCTTTACATGCTTTCGCTCGTACAGCAGTTGATTTTGGTGGACCGTTCATAACAGTTCAGGGCAGAGGAAAGCGCCGTCAGAAAAGATACTTATGTCTATTTACATGTTTAGCGTCACGCGCAGTGCATTTGGAAGTAGCATTTGGATTAGATACGGACTCATTTCTTAACGCATTTTATCGGATGGTGAACAGGCGAGGTCTTCCGAAAGAGATAATTTCAGACAATGGAACTAATTTTGTTGGAGCAAATAGAGAACTGAAAGAACTAGTTGCGCTTTTAGACAAGGataaaatacataattcaaTTAATAACCAAGGAATTAAGTGGCATTTCAACGCACCGTTAGCTCCGCATTTTGGTGGTATTCACGAGACAATGATAAAATCGGCAAAAAGGGCTATTTATGCAATATTAGGAAATGCAGATATTAATGATGAGGAGCTTTTAACAGCATTTACCGGAGCTGAAGCACTGATAAATTCGAGACCGCTTACGTACCAGTCTGCTGATCCGAAAGATGATACACCTTTAACACCGAATCACTTCTTGCACGGACAATTAGGTGGACATTTCGCTCCAGAAACCGTTGATATTACTGATTTTAACCCGAGAAAACGATGGAGAAGAATTCAGGAATTAATTAGACATTTTTGGAAACGTTGGATTAGTGAATGGTTGCCAGGACTTAACAAACGCGACAAGTGGACTAAAACGAAAAGGGACATAAAAACCGATGATATTGTACTGGTGATGAATCCGAACGTTCAGAGAGGACATTGGCCGCTTGGCAGAATAATCGAAGTTCTCCCTGGTAAAGATGGGCATGTTCGCGTTGCAAAAGTTTCACTTGGACAAACTGTATTAATGAGACCAATTACAAAATTGTGTCCGTTAGACATCGAAACCTCCGAAAATGACAGTGATAAATAA